A part of Saccharomonospora amisosensis genomic DNA contains:
- a CDS encoding riboflavin synthase, producing the protein MFTGIVEELGEVVGVEPRGDATRLTVRGPVVAGDARHGDSIAVNGVCLTVVDVSGGEFTVDVVAETLRRTSLDKVEPGRLVNLERAMPADGRFGGHVMQGHVDGTAVFLCREPEGLTHFAFPPELGRYIVEKGSIAVDGISLTVAGVTAEEFAVALIPTTLWLTTLGRAEPGDRVNLEVDVLAKYVEKLATVHLRGASVDNGVGKEDA; encoded by the coding sequence GTGTTCACCGGCATTGTTGAGGAACTCGGCGAGGTCGTCGGCGTCGAGCCGCGGGGTGACGCCACCCGCCTCACCGTGCGCGGGCCGGTGGTGGCCGGTGATGCCAGGCACGGTGACTCCATCGCGGTGAATGGTGTCTGCCTCACCGTGGTGGACGTCTCCGGCGGCGAGTTCACCGTGGACGTCGTGGCCGAGACGCTGCGGCGCACCAGCCTGGACAAGGTCGAGCCGGGCCGCCTGGTGAACCTGGAGCGGGCGATGCCCGCCGACGGCCGGTTCGGCGGGCACGTCATGCAGGGCCATGTAGACGGCACCGCGGTGTTCCTATGCAGGGAACCGGAAGGGCTCACCCACTTCGCGTTCCCGCCCGAGCTGGGCCGCTACATCGTGGAGAAGGGCTCCATCGCCGTGGACGGCATCTCGCTCACCGTGGCGGGGGTGACGGCGGAGGAGTTCGCGGTGGCGCTGATTCCCACCACCCTGTGGCTGACCACGCTGGGTCGTGCCGAACCGGGCGACCGGGTCAATCTCGAGGTCGATGTGCTGGCCAAGTACGTCGAGAAACTGGCCACCGTCCACCTTCGGGGTGCCTCGGTGGACAATGGTGTGGGCAAGGAGGACGCGTGA